taataataaatgattataaaaacaatataagtcaATTGGAAGAAGAGCATTCTAAGTTAAGAAATGATATTAATGAACTAAATGTTGATAAAACTAAAGTTGGAGAGTTAATAACTGAGTTAGATGCTCTTgcacaaaaatatcaataccTTGAACAAACTAAGAATAAGGCTGATGAAGAGTACAATTGCTTACAACTACAAATGAAGCAAGAAACTGCTGAAAAATTGGCAATGATTGATAGAAATGTCTATTTAGAAAATAGAAATACACAGTTACTTGAAGAAAATACGAAGAAAAGTACACAAATCAGCAGtttagaaaacaatttacaaatgctaaaaaaagaagtaaattTGTCAAACAGCCAAGAATTACAAGATGATAAGAAACAAAcagaagaaataaatatgtggaaattaaaatgtagtaaCTTAGAATCTGAGATTCAGGAGGAAAGGGTGGAActtgtaaaattacaaacagaaattgaaaaacttttattaaaccaTGAGTCTATTCAAACACTTAACGAACAGCTGAATATCACTGTAGATGAattaaaatcagaaataacgtCATTAAAAGATAAGGTAGTTCAAGGAGAACAGGTAAAGAAATCTTGTGAAGAGTTGAGAACTAATGTTATTAccttacaaaaacatttaaataaaactttgaaagaaacaaaatcatttaaacAAGTTATGAATGAAACACATAAAATCATTAACGAAAATAtgattgtattaaataacacagCAAGAAATGAAATTACTCAGTGTGAAAGGTTATGTGAAGATTTACGTCTTTCTAATGTCTCTTTACAAATTAATGTTCAAAATATAACCGATCAATACAAAACCCTAAACAATGATTATAATCAATTGCAGAAAGAAAACGAtagattaaaatcaaaattagagAAAGTGCAATCTGAAAATAGTGCACACTTACAAAAGATTCTAGatttacaaaatcaaagtaAAGATTATCAAAAGGAATTGAATAATTACATGAATGATTCCAAAAAATTGAATGAAgaacttaaaaattatagtatggaaaaaaatacaattgatgaAAAActtaatgttttgaaaaaagaaaatgtagaacttctaagtttattaaaagaaaatgaaaatgagaAGGAAATATCTAGAAATGAATTTGAAGATGCATCCCACAAGTATGATGAACTTCTAAAAAAATTCAACACATTAACAGCAGAACACAATGAATTATCAACACTTAAAGAAGACtatcaaaaacaaacaaacatcatACTTAACTTAGAAAAACGAATTGATGATCTAAATCAAGAAAATACATCACTTAAGAACTTATCTGAAACTATTTCCAAGAATGTTACTGATATTGAATCAGAATTGAAAGAAGTTCGCAAATCTCATACTCAAATAGAAATTGAAAAAGACCACTTAAACTCCGTGATATCTGAActtgaagaaaatataaaaaaggagaaACATgcaaaaaatacacaaacagATAATTTTAATCAACAAGAACAAATTCTTAATGAGAGCAAAGACATCATTGAACAATTCAAAAAAGATGTAGAACTCCTAAAGAAcactaataacaaaatatcagaagaacttaaacataataaatcagAAATTAAGGAGTTGgaggatattaaaataaaacatgatgaATGTGTGATTGAGGTTGATGCGCTAAAAGATGAGAATAAACGATTGCAGTCTGATATTGAAGGCCTCCAATCTTATATGACTAAAGTTTCTAAAGAAAATAGTCAACTCAATGACAAATTACGGGAAGTCATTGCGACCAATGATAGTTTTCCTGACAAAAATGATATGTTTATTCGTGATATAGAAAGTCTTCAAAATGAAATTCAATATGGAAAAGATAAAATAGATGACTTGCTTAGAGAGAACTCATTATTGGCAGAAGAGAATCTTGAATTAAAAgaccaaataaaattacagtCATATCCTAAAACAAGCATAGTTACAGAaaacaattgtataaataataatgacattgttcataagtataataatttgacagaaacaaaaaatagattagaaaagaaattatttgatttagaaCAAATGAATCAATCAGTGACTGAGAACATGAATCATATGcaaaacaataatgaaaaattaagattatCTAATGAAAAATTAGAAAGGAGACTAGATGAAGCACTTGTTAGTTTAAGACATTTGCATGCACTTCAGGAAAATACTGAATTAGAATATTTGAAGAATATTCTATATGAATATCTTACAGGTTCTGGCACACATTCCGTAACTCTAGCAAAAGTATTATCAGCAGTAGTCAAATTTGATGATAAACAAACAGAGATGGTACTACAAAAGGAAAAAGAAAGACAAGGCCTTGtaagttattgtttattacattttgaaaaGTTGTCATGGGTAAACAATTTTTTACCCAtaccttatatttttgtttaactatTTCAATGAGCAATTTAGTctctcaattaataaaatatacttaagttaaattaattaatattgaatttattctgcattaaataataataattaaatgtataacttttttttcagCTGCATCAACTTGgcattatttgataaataattccattaatatataaaggtaaattaatcatattatttattttttagttaaacacatttttaatattttgtacagagataaattaagttaaacatTGTGTAAAGTAAAAATGCAATAATGATGCCATTTTGTACAATTTGTTCTATTTAAAGCAGATTTTATATACCCGGTTAATAATTAGGTGTGaaaatataatcacaataattatattaataaaaatactaaaaattttatctatataattatttcgaaaatttggaattgttaataaaaaacctttattaaaaacacatggtttattattttttttattgtgtagaaCAGGAACAAGCAAACAATATACTATATCTTATATCAGATTTCTAAATCAGAGAAATTTATATCATCACCTGAGTCATTGTCAAACTCGTTTTTACCCATTTCTAACAGAAAGGCATCTATATCCAAATTAGTTACTTCAATACCTTCAGATTCTTGTTTCTTTAggtgcctgtaattatataatttcactaATGAAAAGATATGCAAATACATGAACCATTTCAAGGAAAGTGGCACTTATGCTCACCAACAAATATTAGATCAGAAATACAACAAACCctattaacaatgtatttttaaatatttgaaattctgGTTATTTTAGCTATATTTTATCAGACACTCACTGTGTACAGTGTACAAACTGATTTACACCTTAACCTGGTTCTGGTATTTCTAATCGCTCATGAAAAGTAATTTTagaagaatatatattaaaatgaaataaattgttatatcacCAACTATTGAGAATTAACCTCCataattcatatttcaaaaCACTAAGTAATTAGATTCTTgagatagatttatttaaatgataaagatTAAAagagaaatgattaaaaattatatgattttattaccTCAAAAATGTTCTTCTTTTTCTTTCAgagagattttttaatattgactgaTACTTAATCTCATTGTCGACAACTTTTTcttcactttttttttcaacaatcaactgcaatttagttttaataatactacaaaTTGATCTGAGGTAAATAATGATGtatctctatttatataatCGATTATACTTACTTCTGAGGGCTTACAGCATTTagtacaaacttttttttcagTTGCACATTTATTACACATAACATGGTAAgcatgcttaatatttctttgttcaCATGAAACACATTTTCCTGGGACTGTGAGAGGTTTGTacttcttgtattttattttccattctATTATTCCTTTACAACGTTCACACACTCCAGTcacttctaaattatttaaaagtttagtttTCTTACTGGTGTCATGCAAAGtgtttttaaatacagttctattttgatgtttttgtgGTCTTGTTCTGTTCGTATTTCCTCTAGAACAGCTCATACTGAAATTAatcctatataataaatacaaaatcaaaactaaattgtttttatccTTACGACTAACAATAGGTTATGCATATACATGCAGTTATGACagtatataataagaattaaatcgCAGATTAAATGACGTGAATAACATTTGTAACTTGTAACTGTCAGTGTTAGTTATGTTTGTTTTGACATGCATCCACAGGATAAACACAATACATATTACTTTCATACAGTTTAGTATGTCACAAGGGATTTCTAAAGTGGGTTTCGATGAAAAGTCTCCTGTAAAATtcgtaaaatcatttatttttgtcagtTAAACATTAAGAAAGCTATGAAAT
This genomic window from Vanessa tameamea isolate UH-Manoa-2023 chromosome 5, ilVanTame1 primary haplotype, whole genome shotgun sequence contains:
- the LOC113392737 gene encoding golgin subfamily A member 4-like, which encodes MFKKFKDKLAEEVKSSPQRIQQFAQAAQAAVTSASSSISDITNNDLFSIGDNDTMSKTKVSTYNQPNNYQEVPLVQPGNSQQNIESDFQFKQEMHQENQRQRRLSNSSFASDISFRLPSYESPSMYHLQSDMEVSASEAEEKGFSGGTVNLDRVTKEQLYAAYRRTQDRCTKYKTQYADLARHYKLLERENAKARNVLVETQDKALRRVSELREQCSLEQGAKAHLEKALRLEIEEKNIKIETLNTKLSLLQNSNMVESVDLTENKLQVTNNKNDNDAPLINLVTDDLNNDQKSSEETGTIETTALNNKIEKLEQLLNKYKESLKSTKEKNAQLTTELQIISSDLENKVKENEQLKAATLSLTEARQRIHELNESIEELQNKNNSIEFLKNKEMSIVEINLKNAQEEIEKLHEKIEILSKREEEYAISLAENKLSIHKELESKETEIKSLKDSLASSDNEIQSLNIIINDYKNNISQLEEEHSKLRNDINELNVDKTKVGELITELDALAQKYQYLEQTKNKADEEYNCLQLQMKQETAEKLAMIDRNVYLENRNTQLLEENTKKSTQISSLENNLQMLKKEVNLSNSQELQDDKKQTEEINMWKLKCSNLESEIQEERVELVKLQTEIEKLLLNHESIQTLNEQLNITVDELKSEITSLKDKVVQGEQVKKSCEELRTNVITLQKHLNKTLKETKSFKQVMNETHKIINENMIVLNNTARNEITQCERLCEDLRLSNVSLQINVQNITDQYKTLNNDYNQLQKENDRLKSKLEKVQSENSAHLQKILDLQNQSKDYQKELNNYMNDSKKLNEELKNYSMEKNTIDEKLNVLKKENVELLSLLKENENEKEISRNEFEDASHKYDELLKKFNTLTAEHNELSTLKEDYQKQTNIILNLEKRIDDLNQENTSLKNLSETISKNVTDIESELKEVRKSHTQIEIEKDHLNSVISELEENIKKEKHAKNTQTDNFNQQEQILNESKDIIEQFKKDVELLKNTNNKISEELKHNKSEIKELEDIKIKHDECVIEVDALKDENKRLQSDIEGLQSYMTKVSKENSQLNDKLREVIATNDSFPDKNDMFIRDIESLQNEIQYGKDKIDDLLRENSLLAEENLELKDQIKLQSYPKTSIVTENNCINNNDIVHKYNNLTETKNRLEKKLFDLEQMNQSVTENMNHMQNNNEKLRLSNEKLERRLDEALVSLRHLHALQENTELEYLKNILYEYLTGSGTHSVTLAKVLSAVVKFDDKQTEMVLQKEKERQGLLHQLGII
- the LOC113392742 gene encoding uncharacterized protein C9orf85 homolog, translated to MSCSRGNTNRTRPQKHQNRTVFKNTLHDTSKKTKLLNNLEVTGVCERCKGIIEWKIKYKKYKPLTVPGKCVSCEQRNIKHAYHVMCNKCATEKKVCTKCCKPSELIVEKKSEEKVVDNEIKYQSILKNLSERKRRTFLRHLKKQESEGIEVTNLDIDAFLLEMGKNEFDNDSGDDINFSDLEI